In Parasegetibacter sp. NRK P23, the genomic stretch GTACGCCATACAACACATCGCCGATTTTGTAAGCTGAAGCATCGTTCACGCCCAATAAAAGATGTTCTTCGCTCTGACCAACAGGTGTAGCCGAAGGGTGATTGAGGAAATGAACGCGGGGTAAAGGATTCTCAGCCGCAACCGACTTGTGGCCAAGATCGGTACAGATGGTGTGCCGGTCAACAATGGAGATTACCCTCGTCACCACCAGTGCGGCAATATCAAAAGGTTGTTCCGGATACTTACTTTGGTACCCGGCATCCCAGAAAACAAATGTGCCCGGACTGCACTCCACGTTTTTCCTGTTCAGGTGAGCAGGAAAGCTGGGAGAACCGCCCAATAAGATACGCAGGGTTTTACCGAATTGTTGCTCCGTGCTCAATACCAATGCGTGAACACGTTCAAAAACAGCATCCCCTTCTTTTTTACGGGCAGCAAGATCCGGCGCATTGTTGTGACCATCATAAGCATGGAAACCTTCTACTTCAATGCCTTCCAACGCATGGCAAGAGTCGATAAGCACAGGGACTTTTTCTGGAACGATGCCCGTGCGGTTCATCCCCACATTCAGATCGATCCAAACCGCTACTTTCTTTTTGGATGCTACAGCCAGCTTAGACAAATACGCCGCTACCTGTTCGTCGTCCACCAGGCAGGAGAAGCGGGTTTGAGGGTATTTGTCTATAAGTTCCAGGAAACGTTCCGCCTTCGGCCCCACCGGCTGGTAGGCCAGCAATACATCCGGCGCGTTCACGCGGGCAAGCATCTCCGCTTCTGCAATAGTGGCGCATTTGAATTTCGTAATGCCTTCTTTCAGCATCATGGTACATACTTCCGCCATCTTGTTCGTTTTTATATGCGGACGCAAACATGTTTTGTCCGGCATCATTTTTAACGCATGACGAATGTTCTTCAATACACGATCCGGATAAACCAGCAATGCGGGCGAATCAACGGAGGCAATGTTCCGGACCGTATACCAATGTGCTTTAGATGCTTTCATATCAGTACAATTCAAACAACGCTTCAATTTCCACGGGAATATTATCGGGCAATGAACCGAAGCCCACGGCGCTTCTTACGCCAATACCGTTCTCTTCCCCCCACACAGCGGCGAACAACTCACTGCACCCGTTGATGATGTAAGGATGTCGTTCAAATTCAGGCGTACAATTCACCATGCCCAATACTTTGATCACACGTTTCACTTTATCCAGTTCGCCCACATGCGTTTTGATGGTGGAAAGAATGGTAAGTCCTACCTGCCTTGCGGCCAGTTTCCCCTGCTCCATATCCAGTTCGCGGCCAATACGACCAATGATCAGCGACTTATCATCCTGCACCGGACCGTGTCCGGAAACATACAGGTATTTGCCATCAATAAGAAAGGGCTTATAAACCCCCAATGGGGTAGGCGCGGGCGGAAGTGTTAATCCCAGCTTCGCGAAATTGGCTTCCGCGTTCATTGTAATAGTATTCATGCAGCTTTATTTAGATCAGTTGATTCAACAGTAGAACGCCCAGTAATCCTGCGATAGAAACGATCGTTTCCATGACCGACCAGGTTTTCAGGGTATCTTTTACGCTCAGGTTGAAGTATTCTTTGAACATCCAGAACCCGGAGTCATTCACATGCGAGAACATCAGGCTACCCGCGCCTACGGAAAGCACCATCAGGCTTGGATTTACATTGGCCTGCACCATAAGCGGCGCGATGATGCCAGCGGTCGTCAAACCCGCAATGGTGGCCGATCCCACACAAACACGTATGAGCGCGGCAATGAGCCATCCCAACAACAGCGGCGGCATATCCCAGGTTTGAAGGGCGGCAGCAATTTCGTTGCTCACGCCACTTTCCTCGAGTACCTGCTTCAAAGCACCGGCACCGGCAATAATCAGCAGGATCATGCCCACATCTTTCACGGCATCGCCATATAATGCCATGACCTGTTTCATAGAACGACCGCTTCCTTTGCCCAAGGAAATTCCCGCCACCATGATGGAGCAGAGCATCACGATAACAGGTTCTCCCATAAAGGAAAAAACATTCTTCAGCGCAGGCGAACCATCTGGAAAAATATAGGGCAAAGCCGTGGTAAGCATCAGTAAAAAAACAGGCAGCAACGCAGTGAAAAAACTGGTTCCCGTACCAGGCATTTGTTCCACAGGCATGGGTTTGGGCCTGAACACTTCGAGTGGTTCGGAATGGATATGTTTTACAAAACGGGTGAATACTGGTCCGGCAAGCAGGATAGCCGGAATGGCAATTACGATCCCATACAGTAAAGTAATGCCCATATCCGCATTGAACTGTCCCACCAATGCCGCTGGCGATGGATGTGGCGGAAGAAAACCATGTGTTACCGAAAGCGCCGCCAGCATGGGCAAACCTACATAAACCGCCGGAAGCTTATATTGATAAACAACCGAAAAGATGAGGGGCACCATCAATACAAATCCAACACCATAAAAAAGCGGAATGCCAATGATGAACCCGGTAAGCATCAGCGCCCATTGCACGTTCTTCGCTCCGAAACCACGCATCAGCACCGAGGCGATCCGTTGCGCCGCACCAGTTTCAGCCACCAGTTTACCCAACATGGCTCCCAACACAATAATGCCCACCAAACCACCCAATGTATCGCCCATCCCCTTTTGTACCGAGGCCACCACTTTGTTCAACGGCAACCCTAATAATATTCCCGCCAGCACCGAGACCAAAAGGAAAGCAAGAAACGCGTTCCATTTCCCCCAGGTTACCAGCAGCACCAGGAGCAGCAGACAAATTATGACGATGAGGATAGACATTATAAGAAGGATCAAACCTAGTTCATTTCCTTAATTCTGCAAATTTTTTGCAAAAACTTATTCCATATTGCAAATTTTATTGAACCCAAGTGCATAATAACCAGCCAATCCTTCCTGAATTTTGTACTACATTCGCAAAAATTGCAACTTCAGCGTTATATGCCTACCGCATCAGATTCAACCGCGCTTCCTAAAAAGGAAAGAAAGGAACTCATCCGTAAACAGGTGAACATCCATACGCGCCTGATGTACGCTGAACTGGCCCGCCTGGTGGAAGTTTCCGAAGACACCATCCGGCGCGACGTGAACGAACTTGCGGCAGAAGGAGCGCTCATTAAAATAAAAGGTGGCGCCATGGCCGCGGCTTACCATGCGGGTGATGCGTCACAAACTTATGCCCGCGACAACAAATTGCGCATCGCGGCCAAAACGGTTTCCCTCCTAAAAGAAGACATGACCGTTCTGATCGGTGGCGGCACCACGATACGTGAAGTGATCAAACAAATTCCAACCAGCTTCCGCGGCACTTTTATTACCGTGAACGTACTCACGGCCATGGAACTGCTCGACAAACCCAATATCCGCACCATCATGATCGGCGGACAAATATCCGCTTACAGCCAGATGACCGTGAGTGGGGAAGTGTTTGAACAACTCGCCCGCATCAAAGCCGACCTCTGCATCATCGGCACCAATGCCATCGATCCCATGAATGGCCTGACTGATTCCGACTGGGAAACCGTGCAGGTGAAGAAAGCGATGCTTAAAGCAGCTTCGGCCACTGCCGTGCTGGCCATCTCGGAGAAATTGAATTCTTCCATGCCGATACAGTTCGCGGCAATGAATGAGGTCAACTACCTGATCACAGAACTTGATCCCAGCAACCCCGTACTGCAACCCTATGCCGCAAAAAGCACCAGGCTCTTGTAAGCAGGTCGTTTTCTTACGTATTTCCCTTATCTTTAATACATTGTTTCCCAACAGGATAATTCGCCTACAATGCACAATGTATCCCCTTCATCCTTTCATGAGACCGAAACCAATGAAAAGCGTTTCCGGGCACTTATTGAACACAATGAAGGGATCATCGCATTAATTGACGCGGAATTGAATTATGTTTTCAGAAGCAGTTCCACCAACAGGATATCGGGATGGAACACGGAAACATTTCAGCAGTTGCCCGTGCACCTGTTGCACCCGGATGACCAGGAAAACGGGAAGCAATGCATTGCGGCCGCGCTTCAGCAACCCAACATCCCCATTCCTTATGCTTTCAGGTTTCAACATGCTCATGGTCATTACATCTGGCTGGAAGGCACCATTACCAATAAACTTGACGATCCTGATATAAAGGGCCTTGTATTGAACCTGCGTGATACGACGCTTCAGAGAGCGGCGGAACAGAAAATCAATAAACTGAACCGCCTTTACCGCTTCATCAGCCAGATCAACCAGATGATCGTGAAGGTAAAAGATGAGGATACGCTTTTCCGCGAAGCCTGCCGCATTGCGGTGGAGATCGGCATGTTCCGTTTGGCATGGATCGGGAAGGTGGATACCGCACGCAAGCGCGTGATCCCGGTTGTGCATGAGGGTGAGGGCGGAAAGTTCCTGGACCGTATCAACATTACTTTACAGGAAGGGGCCCCATCAGGGAATGGTCCTACCGGAAAGGCGCTCCGCACGAATGAAACCGTTTACTGCAACGATATTGAAACGGCTCCTGAAATGGCGCCCTGGCGGGAAGCTGCGCTGGAACACCATTTCAAGTCGTCCATCAGTGTGCCGATCCGCAAATTCGGAGAGGTGACCGGCTCTTTTGTAGCTTACGCCGATACCAAAGATTTTTTCGACGCCGAAGAAATCGCGTTGCTCGAAGAAAGTACCGGCGATATATCCTTCGCGCTGGAACAATTGGAGAAGGACCGGCAACGCCGCGCAGCGGAACGCCACCTCGCTGAAAGTGAAAAAAGATACCAGACCCTTGCCGAAGTAGCGCCCGTGGGCATTTTCCATACCGATCCGGATGGACAAACCACTTATGTGAACCCGCGCTGGTCGGAAATTTCGGGGCTTCCCCGCGAAAAAGCCCTGGGTGCAGGCTGGCTCACGGCCGTACATCCTGATGACCGGGAGCAACTGAAAAAAG encodes the following:
- a CDS encoding D-TA family PLP-dependent enzyme; translation: MKASKAHWYTVRNIASVDSPALLVYPDRVLKNIRHALKMMPDKTCLRPHIKTNKMAEVCTMMLKEGITKFKCATIAEAEMLARVNAPDVLLAYQPVGPKAERFLELIDKYPQTRFSCLVDDEQVAAYLSKLAVASKKKVAVWIDLNVGMNRTGIVPEKVPVLIDSCHALEGIEVEGFHAYDGHNNAPDLAARKKEGDAVFERVHALVLSTEQQFGKTLRILLGGSPSFPAHLNRKNVECSPGTFVFWDAGYQSKYPEQPFDIAALVVTRVISIVDRHTICTDLGHKSVAAENPLPRVHFLNHPSATPVGQSEEHLLLGVNDASAYKIGDVLYGVPVHICPTVALYERAIVVEQKEAGKEWKVIARDRKISV
- a CDS encoding RidA family protein is translated as MNTITMNAEANFAKLGLTLPPAPTPLGVYKPFLIDGKYLYVSGHGPVQDDKSLIIGRIGRELDMEQGKLAARQVGLTILSTIKTHVGELDKVKRVIKVLGMVNCTPEFERHPYIINGCSELFAAVWGEENGIGVRSAVGFGSLPDNIPVEIEALFELY
- a CDS encoding gluconate:H+ symporter yields the protein MILLIMSILIVIICLLLLVLLVTWGKWNAFLAFLLVSVLAGILLGLPLNKVVASVQKGMGDTLGGLVGIIVLGAMLGKLVAETGAAQRIASVLMRGFGAKNVQWALMLTGFIIGIPLFYGVGFVLMVPLIFSVVYQYKLPAVYVGLPMLAALSVTHGFLPPHPSPAALVGQFNADMGITLLYGIVIAIPAILLAGPVFTRFVKHIHSEPLEVFRPKPMPVEQMPGTGTSFFTALLPVFLLMLTTALPYIFPDGSPALKNVFSFMGEPVIVMLCSIMVAGISLGKGSGRSMKQVMALYGDAVKDVGMILLIIAGAGALKQVLEESGVSNEIAAALQTWDMPPLLLGWLIAALIRVCVGSATIAGLTTAGIIAPLMVQANVNPSLMVLSVGAGSLMFSHVNDSGFWMFKEYFNLSVKDTLKTWSVMETIVSIAGLLGVLLLNQLI
- a CDS encoding DeoR/GlpR family DNA-binding transcription regulator; protein product: MPTASDSTALPKKERKELIRKQVNIHTRLMYAELARLVEVSEDTIRRDVNELAAEGALIKIKGGAMAAAYHAGDASQTYARDNKLRIAAKTVSLLKEDMTVLIGGGTTIREVIKQIPTSFRGTFITVNVLTAMELLDKPNIRTIMIGGQISAYSQMTVSGEVFEQLARIKADLCIIGTNAIDPMNGLTDSDWETVQVKKAMLKAASATAVLAISEKLNSSMPIQFAAMNEVNYLITELDPSNPVLQPYAAKSTRLL